A stretch of Desulfobacter hydrogenophilus DNA encodes these proteins:
- a CDS encoding RNA-binding domain-containing protein — protein MAESNRIEYKQQLTDSMEKEVVAFLNYPDGGIIYIGMKDDGSPYGISDVDKVQLTIKDRLKHNILPSALGLFDVIHENRDGKDLIKIIVASGSEKPYHLRKYGMSEKGCFIRIGSASEPMPTRMIEDLFYQRTRSSLSRIRSIRQDLSFEQLKIYYQEMGLTLNDKFAANLELLTGDGAYNYTAYLLADQNGNSVQIAKYAGTDRVDLLESKDYGFCCLVKTCKMILERLEAVENRVINKITSRERINRPYWDTVALREAVINAIIHNDYATELVPKFEIFTDRLEITSAASIHPGQEQEYFFSGYSMPRNKTIMRVFKDLGMVEFLGSGMPRILKAYPRESFTFSNYFVRAVFPISPEALSLEREVIEKGSEKRFRKKVQEKSSGKTRQKILNFMIDDPSITVRALAERLNISERAVNKQISALREQNRIKRIGGRKFGQWEVITDD, from the coding sequence ATGGCTGAATCCAATCGAATCGAATACAAGCAGCAACTTACCGATTCCATGGAAAAAGAGGTCGTTGCCTTCCTGAACTATCCGGATGGCGGGATTATTTATATCGGAATGAAAGACGATGGAAGCCCCTACGGCATTTCCGACGTGGATAAGGTGCAGCTTACCATCAAAGACCGATTGAAACACAACATTCTCCCTTCGGCACTCGGTCTATTTGATGTCATTCACGAAAACCGGGACGGCAAAGATCTGATCAAAATCATTGTGGCCAGCGGCTCGGAAAAACCCTATCACCTCCGTAAATACGGCATGTCGGAAAAGGGGTGTTTTATCCGCATCGGCAGTGCCAGTGAACCCATGCCGACCCGCATGATTGAGGATCTGTTTTACCAACGCACCCGGAGCTCCCTTTCACGTATTCGATCAATTCGGCAGGATTTAAGCTTTGAACAGCTCAAGATCTATTATCAAGAAATGGGATTGACCCTGAACGATAAATTTGCCGCCAATCTGGAGCTGCTGACTGGAGATGGTGCCTACAATTATACCGCTTATTTGCTGGCCGACCAGAACGGAAATTCCGTGCAGATCGCAAAATATGCCGGAACCGACCGGGTGGATCTTCTGGAGAGCAAAGATTACGGCTTTTGTTGTCTGGTGAAAACGTGCAAAATGATTTTGGAACGGCTGGAGGCGGTTGAGAATCGGGTGATCAACAAAATTACATCCAGAGAGCGGATCAACCGCCCATACTGGGATACTGTCGCACTCCGTGAGGCCGTCATCAATGCGATTATTCACAACGACTATGCCACTGAGCTTGTTCCCAAATTTGAAATTTTCACGGATCGGTTGGAGATCACCTCTGCCGCATCCATACATCCGGGGCAAGAGCAGGAATACTTCTTTTCCGGTTATTCCATGCCGCGGAATAAAACCATCATGCGGGTATTCAAGGACTTAGGAATGGTGGAATTTTTAGGTTCCGGTATGCCGCGTATTTTGAAGGCGTACCCCCGGGAATCCTTTACTTTTTCCAATTATTTTGTCCGTGCCGTGTTTCCCATATCACCTGAAGCCCTATCATTGGAGAGGGAAGTGATTGAAAAAGGTTCAGAAAAGAGGTTCAGGAAAAAAGTTCAGGAAAAAAGTTCAGGAAAGACGCGCCAAAAAATATTAAACTTCATGATAGACGATCCTTCCATTACGGTAAGAGCGCTTGCCGAGAGGCTCAATATTTCTGAACGCGCCGTTAACAAGCAGATATCGGCACTTCGAGAGCAAAACAGAATCAAACGAATCGGTGGGAGAAAATTCGGTCAATGGGAAGTCATCACGGATGATTAA
- a CDS encoding restriction endonuclease subunit S, whose protein sequence is MGREWKTVKLGELLELLTDYHANGSYKKLKEHVTLLDEPDYAIMIRTTNFENNNFDTSLKYITKDAYEFLKKSKVFCGDIVMNKIANAGSCYYVHNFKQPVSLAMNLFLLRIDQSLAIPKYIFFYLKANENYVKSFAEGSVTKTITKKAVKNLDVTLPSLSKQKAIAHILGSLDDKIELNRQMNATLEGMAQALFKSWFVDFDPVIDNALAAGNPIPEAFAARAETRRKALADWTVNRDVAKHFPAAFQFSGEMGWIPKGWEMTKISELLEVKYGKAHKNLSEGHIPVYGSGGLMRHADKSLYEGESVLIPRKGTLSNILYLNEKFWTVDTMFYTIPKIKFTPKYMFYHLKSLDFESMNVGSAVPSMTTKVLNELLVLMPEKMMLQNFDAILNSYFLKIKENNTQSKTLSNLRDTLLPKLISGEIRIPEAEKITEEALA, encoded by the coding sequence ATGGGGCGTGAATGGAAAACCGTAAAACTTGGTGAATTATTAGAGCTCTTAACAGACTATCATGCAAATGGTTCTTATAAAAAATTGAAGGAACATGTCACCTTACTGGATGAGCCTGATTATGCGATAATGATTCGTACAACTAATTTTGAAAATAACAATTTCGATACTTCTCTTAAATACATAACAAAAGATGCTTATGAGTTTTTAAAAAAATCAAAAGTTTTCTGTGGCGATATAGTTATGAACAAAATCGCAAATGCAGGTTCTTGTTATTATGTTCATAACTTCAAACAGCCTGTATCATTAGCAATGAATTTATTTTTGTTAAGGATAGATCAATCATTGGCTATTCCTAAATACATATTTTTTTATCTTAAGGCTAATGAGAATTATGTTAAAAGTTTTGCTGAAGGTAGCGTTACTAAAACCATCACGAAAAAAGCTGTCAAAAATTTAGATGTAACACTTCCCTCTCTTTCAAAACAAAAAGCGATCGCCCACATCCTGGGTTCATTAGACGACAAAATCGAACTAAACCGCCAGATGAACGCCACCCTGGAAGGAATGGCCCAAGCCCTCTTCAAAAGCTGGTTTGTAGACTTCGATCCGGTGATCGACAATGCCCTCGCCGCCGGAAACCCAATCCCCGAAGCGTTCGCCGCCCGTGCGGAAACCCGCCGCAAAGCCCTTGCCGATTGGACTGTCAATCGTGACGTTGCCAAGCATTTTCCCGCAGCGTTTCAATTCTCGGGAGAAATGGGATGGATTCCGAAAGGGTGGGAAATGACAAAGATTAGCGAGCTACTCGAAGTGAAATACGGTAAAGCTCATAAAAATTTAAGTGAGGGACATATTCCAGTATACGGTTCGGGTGGGTTAATGCGCCATGCTGACAAGTCTCTTTATGAGGGAGAGTCTGTTCTCATTCCAAGAAAGGGTACTCTTAGCAATATCCTTTATTTAAATGAAAAATTTTGGACTGTAGATACAATGTTTTACACAATCCCAAAAATCAAATTTACTCCAAAGTATATGTTTTACCATTTAAAATCCCTTGATTTTGAATCAATGAATGTAGGGTCGGCAGTTCCCAGCATGACAACAAAAGTATTGAACGAACTCTTGGTTCTCATGCCTGAAAAAATGATGCTTCAAAATTTTGACGCTATTTTAAATTCTTATTTTCTAAAAATAAAAGAGAATAATACACAGTCTAAAACACTTTCCAACCTCCGCGACACCCTACTCCCCAAGCTAATCTCCGGAGAGATCCGCATTCCCGAAGCTGAAAAAATCACAGAGGAAGCCCTGGCATGA
- a CDS encoding REP-associated tyrosine transposase, giving the protein MKKGWRSRGYLPHFDMGGLYQGITYRLADSLPGSAGVPPASSAPLSTHEKIERRKQIERELNKGYGSCLLREKKIAKIVVDAWKHFDGKRYDLIAYVVMPNHVHLLIKTYEGFALSNVIHSWKSFTAHEINKYLKQCGRDARAPKVWQKEYFDRAIRNDKHFIQALTYIHDNPVKAGLCRQASEWPWSSAEKFVK; this is encoded by the coding sequence ATGAAAAAAGGATGGCGCTCTCGGGGGTATTTACCCCATTTTGATATGGGTGGATTGTATCAAGGCATCACCTACCGTTTAGCCGATTCCCTCCCCGGGAGCGCGGGCGTCCCGCCTGCATCTTCCGCACCTTTATCAACACACGAAAAAATCGAGAGACGCAAACAGATCGAACGGGAACTCAACAAAGGGTATGGTTCATGTCTTTTGCGGGAGAAAAAAATTGCAAAGATCGTTGTGGATGCATGGAAACATTTTGACGGTAAACGCTATGATCTTATTGCTTATGTGGTGATGCCGAATCATGTGCACCTGTTGATCAAGACCTATGAGGGGTTTGCATTATCCAATGTGATTCATTCGTGGAAATCCTTTACGGCCCATGAAATCAATAAATATTTAAAGCAATGCGGGCGGGACGCCCGCGCTCCCAAGGTGTGGCAAAAAGAATATTTCGACCGCGCTATTCGTAATGATAAACATTTCATCCAAGCCCTTACCTACATTCATGATAACCCAGTCAAAGCGGGACTATGCCGTCAGGCCAGTGAATGGCCATGGTCCAGTGCAGAAAAATTTGTCAAATGA
- a CDS encoding type I restriction endonuclease subunit R has translation MKFNEAQLEKAIIEFIGEMGYPHLLGKNIYRQPDEVLIKDDLRTFLSRQYAADGITLGEIESVIRQLEVYSSADLYESNKAIMKLVSDGFLLKREDRDQKDLYVKLIDYSALIAFRKPKAGEVPEIVAEEQAAYGTDTGANIFKMVNQLEITGHEKRIPDGILYINGLPLVVFEFKSAIREEATIHDAFIQLTVRYQRDIPELFKYNAFCVISDGVNNKAGSFFAAYEFFYAWRKTDGGDLIEKDGIDSLYSMIHGLFHPVRLCDVIRNFIFLPDTSRREEKILCRYPQYYAATKLYQNILNHIRPEGDGKGGTYFGVTEQGVKRTFGFAKYLHDALPNATYVGFTGTPVDATLNVFGEVVDAYTMTESVADEITVRIVYEGRAAKVVLDNSKLEEIEAYYAQCGEEGVGDYAIDASKRANLHMDAILGDPDRLKSLAADFVAHYEARIEEGSTVAGKAMFVCKNRLIAYALYKEVIALRPEWAQVKVCAHGETLTQREQKEIMPMARIKLVMTRGKDDDPDLYKMLGTKADRKELDRQFKNAKSNFKIAMVVDMWLTGFDVPFLDTMYINKPVQRHSLIQTISRVNRKYLHKEKGLIVDYIGIKKQMNLALAHYAKTDTTNFEDIKQSVGVVKDHLDLMQAIFYKFDTTPYFSGEPTQQLHCLNMAAELIQQTDKLEKRFMALSKRMKAAYDICVGSDLFTQDERDRFHFYMAVRAIIFKLTKGNAPDLSRMNARVRQMLSDALKSDGVEEIFKMGQGDTTEVNIFDPDYLEKINKIKLPNTKIKMLQKLLSKAIDEFKKVNKLKGVDFAKKFKSLVERYNDRSEQDVLRSEVLEDFTDEIIDLYHAIRKERESFADMGIDFEEKAFYDILKTLTIKYDFKYPEEKLIALAREVKLIVDDKAKYTDWSQRDDIKAELKVDLIILLAEHGYPPVDRDEVYKEIFEQAENVKRNK, from the coding sequence ATGAAATTTAATGAAGCACAATTAGAGAAAGCGATCATCGAATTTATCGGAGAAATGGGTTATCCGCATCTGTTGGGAAAAAACATTTATCGTCAGCCAGACGAGGTGTTGATCAAGGATGATCTACGGACGTTTCTATCCCGCCAATATGCAGCGGACGGCATCACGCTCGGTGAAATCGAGTCGGTGATTCGGCAGCTGGAGGTCTACTCATCAGCGGATCTTTACGAGAGCAACAAGGCGATCATGAAGCTGGTGTCTGATGGCTTCTTACTCAAGCGGGAAGACCGGGACCAAAAAGATCTATATGTGAAGCTGATCGACTATTCCGCCTTGATTGCATTTCGAAAGCCAAAGGCCGGTGAGGTGCCCGAGATCGTGGCGGAGGAACAAGCAGCGTATGGCACGGACACCGGGGCCAACATCTTCAAAATGGTGAATCAGCTGGAGATCACCGGGCATGAAAAGCGGATACCGGACGGGATTCTCTACATCAACGGGCTGCCCCTGGTGGTGTTTGAGTTCAAGAGCGCCATTCGGGAAGAGGCCACCATTCACGATGCCTTCATTCAATTGACAGTGCGCTACCAGCGCGACATTCCGGAGCTTTTCAAATACAATGCCTTCTGCGTCATCAGCGACGGCGTGAACAACAAGGCCGGGTCATTTTTTGCCGCATATGAATTCTTCTATGCATGGCGCAAGACCGATGGTGGCGACCTCATCGAGAAAGACGGTATCGACTCCCTCTACTCAATGATTCACGGTCTGTTCCACCCCGTCCGCCTCTGTGATGTGATCCGCAACTTTATCTTTCTGCCGGACACCTCCCGAAGAGAAGAGAAGATTCTTTGCCGCTATCCCCAATACTACGCCGCCACCAAGCTCTATCAAAACATCCTCAACCACATCAGGCCCGAAGGCGACGGCAAGGGCGGCACCTACTTCGGGGTCACGGAACAAGGGGTAAAGCGCACCTTCGGGTTTGCCAAATACCTCCACGACGCCCTGCCCAACGCCACCTATGTGGGATTCACCGGAACGCCCGTGGATGCCACATTAAATGTCTTTGGCGAGGTGGTGGACGCCTACACCATGACCGAATCGGTGGCAGATGAGATCACGGTGCGCATTGTCTACGAGGGACGGGCAGCCAAAGTGGTGCTGGATAACAGCAAACTGGAAGAGATTGAAGCCTATTACGCCCAGTGTGGGGAAGAGGGAGTCGGCGACTACGCCATTGATGCCAGTAAGCGGGCCAACCTCCACATGGACGCCATCCTGGGAGATCCCGACCGCCTGAAATCATTGGCAGCCGATTTTGTGGCGCACTATGAGGCAAGGATTGAAGAGGGCTCAACCGTTGCCGGAAAGGCCATGTTTGTCTGCAAAAACCGTCTCATTGCCTATGCCTTATACAAGGAAGTGATCGCCCTTCGTCCGGAATGGGCTCAGGTAAAGGTGTGCGCCCATGGAGAAACCCTGACCCAAAGAGAGCAAAAAGAGATCATGCCCATGGCGCGCATCAAACTGGTGATGACCCGTGGAAAAGATGACGACCCCGATCTATACAAGATGCTGGGAACCAAAGCAGACAGAAAAGAGTTGGATCGGCAGTTCAAAAATGCCAAGTCCAATTTCAAGATCGCTATGGTGGTGGATATGTGGCTCACCGGCTTTGATGTCCCCTTCCTGGATACCATGTATATCAACAAACCGGTTCAGCGTCACAGCCTGATTCAGACGATCTCCAGGGTGAACCGCAAATACCTTCATAAGGAAAAGGGATTGATCGTCGACTATATCGGCATCAAGAAACAGATGAACCTGGCCCTGGCCCACTATGCCAAGACAGACACCACCAATTTCGAAGACATCAAGCAGTCCGTTGGTGTGGTAAAGGATCATCTCGATTTGATGCAAGCGATTTTTTATAAGTTTGATACCACGCCCTATTTCTCCGGCGAGCCCACCCAGCAGCTCCACTGCCTCAATATGGCGGCGGAGTTGATCCAGCAGACCGACAAGCTGGAAAAGCGCTTTATGGCCCTATCCAAACGAATGAAAGCCGCCTACGACATCTGCGTGGGAAGTGATCTCTTCACCCAGGACGAGCGGGACCGATTCCACTTCTACATGGCGGTGCGCGCCATCATCTTCAAGCTCACCAAAGGCAATGCCCCGGATCTCTCCCGAATGAACGCCAGGGTGCGGCAGATGCTCTCCGATGCGTTGAAAAGCGATGGTGTGGAAGAGATTTTCAAAATGGGTCAGGGGGACACCACAGAAGTGAATATTTTTGATCCGGATTACCTGGAGAAGATCAACAAGATCAAGCTGCCCAACACCAAAATAAAGATGCTCCAGAAACTGCTTTCCAAGGCCATTGATGAGTTTAAGAAGGTCAATAAGCTTAAGGGGGTGGATTTTGCCAAAAAATTTAAATCCCTGGTGGAACGATACAACGACCGAAGCGAACAGGATGTCCTCAGAAGTGAGGTGTTGGAAGATTTCACCGATGAGATTATTGATCTCTACCACGCCATCAGAAAAGAGCGGGAATCCTTTGCCGATATGGGCATTGATTTTGAGGAAAAAGCCTTCTATGACATCCTGAAGACTCTCACCATCAAGTATGATTTTAAATATCCTGAAGAGAAGCTCATTGCGCTTGCAAGGGAAGTAAAACTCATTGTCGATGACAAAGCCAAATATACCGACTGGAGTCAACGTGATGATATCAAGGCAGAACTGAAGGTGGATCTCATTATCTTGCTGGCGGAGCATGGATATCCGCCGGTGGATCGGGATGAAGTGTATAAAGAGATCTTTGAACAGGCGGAAAACGTTAAGAGGAATAAATGA
- a CDS encoding threonine-phosphate decarboxylase, with translation MIQGHGGNKQQLADRIGCRLEDIIDMSSNLNPLGPPERIHTFIRENIHLIHALPEPDAAGMSKGFADYRGIDPGCVMAGNGTTFFIYTLPLALGAKKALILGPAYADYEDACAAHHVKTSHCLTLAENNFVPDLDQLSAGAEQADLVFICNPNNPTGNLINKQDLETLMRRHTNTCFVVDESYLPFVPDAEEFSLVEQTHLPNLVVLSSMSKIFRIPGLRTGFLSGAKALIRKVMVHYQPWSVNALAQAVIKDIYDHPEEILPFYQQTREFIVKERRAFAQALAETDGIRLFDTPVYFMLARLDKILASQLCRRVGDDGFLIRDCANFKGLSYRFVRFSLKTNKINLALAQSIKTALARKQNSPCSLILPGRF, from the coding sequence ATGATTCAAGGCCATGGTGGAAATAAACAGCAGCTTGCAGACCGGATCGGATGCAGGCTTGAAGATATCATTGACATGAGTTCCAACCTCAATCCCCTGGGGCCGCCGGAGCGCATCCACACCTTTATCCGGGAAAACATTCATCTGATTCATGCCCTTCCCGAACCGGATGCCGCGGGTATGTCAAAGGGATTTGCAGACTATCGCGGCATTGATCCCGGCTGTGTGATGGCCGGCAACGGCACCACCTTTTTTATCTATACCCTGCCCCTGGCGCTTGGGGCAAAAAAGGCCCTGATCCTGGGTCCTGCCTATGCCGACTATGAAGATGCCTGTGCGGCCCATCATGTAAAGACCAGTCACTGTTTGACCCTTGCCGAAAACAATTTTGTTCCGGATCTGGATCAGTTATCCGCCGGCGCCGAACAGGCCGACCTGGTGTTTATCTGCAACCCGAACAATCCCACAGGGAACCTGATTAACAAACAGGATCTGGAAACATTGATGCGCCGCCACACGAACACCTGTTTTGTGGTGGATGAATCCTATCTGCCCTTTGTACCGGATGCAGAAGAGTTTTCCCTTGTGGAGCAGACCCACCTGCCCAACCTTGTGGTGCTCTCCTCCATGTCCAAAATTTTTAGAATTCCGGGGCTTCGCACAGGTTTCCTAAGCGGGGCGAAAGCCTTGATCCGGAAAGTCATGGTCCATTACCAGCCCTGGAGCGTCAATGCCCTGGCCCAGGCCGTGATCAAGGATATTTACGATCATCCGGAAGAGATTTTGCCCTTTTACCAGCAGACCCGGGAATTTATTGTTAAAGAACGCCGGGCATTTGCCCAGGCCCTGGCTGAAACAGACGGTATCCGGCTTTTTGATACACCGGTTTATTTTATGTTGGCCCGCCTGGACAAAATCTTAGCCTCACAACTGTGCCGCCGGGTGGGAGATGACGGATTCCTGATCCGGGACTGCGCCAATTTTAAAGGGCTGTCCTACCGGTTTGTCCGGTTTTCCCTGAAAACAAATAAAATCAATCTGGCCCTGGCCCAAAGCATCAAAACAGCCCTGGCCCGGAAACAGAATTCACCATGCTCTTTGATCTTACCTGGCAGATTTTAG
- the cbiB gene encoding adenosylcobinamide-phosphate synthase CbiB, whose translation MLFDLTWQILAAAFILDLLAGDPKWLPHPIIWMGRAISFFEPEFRKRFENPFKAGLLFALCLIAAAFGLTRAIVFVAGEIHPVAATIVQTVLIFYSFSTQSLYKAAMEVFKPLAKGDLAKARIKVGFIVGRQTKDLDEAGITRAACETVAENFVDGFLSPLCFALVLGAPGAMMYKMINTLDSMVGYKNDTYILFGRAAARMDDVANYIPARLSIAMIAPAAAMISLSRGRRAFFTALTQGRNHKSPNAGFPEAAFAGALGVRFGGPNVYHGKLVDKPYIGGAFNDPIPAHIEKACELMMLSALVSLVLACLFAWSLF comes from the coding sequence ATGCTCTTTGATCTTACCTGGCAGATTTTAGCGGCCGCCTTTATCCTGGATCTCCTGGCCGGAGATCCGAAATGGTTACCCCATCCCATTATCTGGATGGGCCGGGCCATTTCATTTTTTGAGCCTGAATTTCGAAAACGGTTTGAAAACCCGTTCAAGGCCGGTCTTCTCTTTGCCCTTTGCCTGATTGCCGCGGCCTTTGGCCTGACCCGGGCTATTGTTTTTGTCGCCGGTGAAATTCATCCGGTTGCGGCCACCATTGTTCAGACGGTGCTGATTTTTTACAGTTTTTCCACCCAAAGCCTGTACAAGGCCGCCATGGAGGTTTTCAAGCCCCTGGCCAAAGGTGACCTGGCCAAGGCCAGAATCAAGGTAGGGTTTATTGTGGGACGCCAAACCAAAGACCTGGATGAAGCGGGCATCACCCGGGCGGCCTGCGAAACGGTGGCGGAAAATTTCGTGGACGGATTTTTGTCGCCGTTGTGTTTTGCCCTGGTACTCGGTGCCCCCGGGGCCATGATGTACAAAATGATCAACACCCTGGATTCCATGGTGGGGTATAAAAACGATACCTACATCCTGTTCGGCAGAGCCGCAGCCCGCATGGACGATGTGGCCAATTATATACCGGCCCGGCTCTCCATCGCCATGATTGCACCGGCAGCAGCAATGATCTCCCTTTCCCGGGGCAGGCGGGCGTTTTTCACAGCACTCACCCAGGGTCGCAATCACAAAAGCCCCAACGCCGGATTCCCCGAGGCGGCCTTTGCAGGGGCCCTGGGCGTCCGGTTCGGCGGTCCCAATGTATACCACGGCAAGCTGGTGGACAAACCCTATATCGGCGGTGCATTCAATGACCCTATACCTGCCCACATTGAAAAGGCCTGCGAATTAATGATGCTGTCGGCCCTTGTTTCCCTGGTATTGGCCTGTCTGTTCGCCTGGAGTTTATTTTAA
- the cbiR gene encoding cobamide remodeling phosphodiesterase CbiR: protein MLKRPFKLATTSFIYPGHIIPNVKKIGAFFDEIELLVFESKPEAVMPRRDDVRELTELSRDLDLTYNVHLPTDINLSAPDHRLRRDAADTLKRVIERFSIAPVTSFTLHLEMDKPMPSQDGIKAWQNNARQGLELLVPTLEDPAKISVETLWYPPDLFKDLINEFGLSVCADLGHHIKYGYDIPRTFELFGPKINLIHLHGVDTRLEPPRTHIGLDEMVPGEFRKIMDHLKHYTETVSIEVFKLAHLQGSLEALSKIFNGIPCI from the coding sequence ATGCTCAAAAGACCTTTCAAGCTAGCCACCACCTCCTTTATCTATCCGGGTCATATCATTCCCAATGTCAAAAAAATCGGCGCCTTTTTTGACGAAATTGAACTTCTGGTATTTGAAAGTAAACCCGAAGCGGTGATGCCGCGCCGGGACGATGTGAGGGAACTGACAGAACTATCCCGGGACCTGGACCTGACCTATAATGTCCACCTGCCCACGGATATCAATTTAAGTGCACCGGACCACCGGCTGCGCCGGGACGCCGCTGATACCCTGAAACGAGTGATTGAGCGATTTTCCATTGCGCCTGTCACAAGCTTCACCCTTCATCTCGAAATGGATAAGCCCATGCCGTCACAGGATGGTATTAAGGCCTGGCAAAACAATGCACGACAGGGGCTTGAATTGCTGGTGCCGACCCTGGAAGACCCGGCAAAAATCAGCGTGGAAACCCTATGGTACCCCCCGGATCTTTTCAAAGATCTGATCAATGAATTTGGCCTTTCCGTGTGTGCCGACCTTGGTCACCATATCAAATACGGGTATGACATACCCCGTACCTTTGAACTGTTCGGCCCAAAAATAAATCTGATTCACCTCCACGGCGTGGATACGCGCCTTGAACCACCCCGAACCCACATCGGCCTTGACGAAATGGTACCCGGCGAGTTCAGGAAAATCATGGACCATTTGAAACACTACACGGAGACCGTCAGTATAGAGGTCTTTAAACTTGCTCATCTGCAAGGATCTCTGGAAGCCCTCTCCAAAATTTTTAACGGCATACCCTGTATATAA